The sequence below is a genomic window from Streptomyces sp. NBC_00289.
GTCCCTGGTCCGGGTCCTGAAGCGGGCCGTGACCGCCTCGCGCAGCTCTCCCCAGCGGGTCCAGTCCGTGCGGGCCCCGGCCTGGTCCTCGATGCCGAGCAGGCGCAGGAACTCCTCGTAGAACAGCGGCTCCAGGGCGCCCACCGCCATGTGCCGTCCGTCGGCGGTCTCGTAGGTGCCGTAGTAGGGGCAGCCGCCGTCCAGGAGGTTCGCCGCGCGCCGGTCCTGCCAGCCGCCCGCGGCGAGCATGCCGTGGATCATGGCCGACAGGTGGGAGGTGCCGTCGACGATGGCCGCGTCGACGACCTGGCCGGCGCCGGTGGCGCGCGCGTGGTGGAGGGCGGCGAGGACGCCGACGACGAGGTACAGCGAGCCGCCGGCGAAGTCGCCGAGGAGGTTGGCCGGTACGGCGGGCGGCCGGTCCGGCTGGCCGATCATGCCGAGGGTGCCGGTGAGCGCGATGTACGCGACGTCGTGGCCGGCGCGCTGGGCGAGGGGACCGTCCTGACCCCAGCCGGTCATCCGGCCGTAGACCAGAGAGGGGTTGCGGGCGTGGCAGTCCTCGGGGCCGACACCGAGCCGCTCGGCGACGCCGGGGCGGTTGCCCTCGATGAGGATGTCCGCGCGTTGGGCGAGGTCGAGGACGCGGGCGGGGCCGTCCGGTGACTTCAGGTCGAGGATCACCGAGCGCTTGTTGCGGTTGGTGATGTCGTACTCGGGGGCGATGGCCAGCCCCGCGCCGCCGGGCCGGTCGACGCGGACGACGTCGGCGCCCAGGTCGGCCAGGAGCATGGCGGCGAACGGGCCCGGCCCGATGCCGGCCAGCTCGACCACGCGCACGCCGGTGAGCGGACCGTGTCCTGGCGTCCTTGCCGCTGCCATGCAGCCCCCATGGGTCGTGACACAACTGCTGTTACACCGATGATGCTAGGAACGTGTTCCCCGGCACAAGGCCTGGGCGAGCAAGCGCTTGGCCAAC
It includes:
- a CDS encoding CaiB/BaiF CoA transferase family protein, which produces MAAARTPGHGPLTGVRVVELAGIGPGPFAAMLLADLGADVVRVDRPGGAGLAIAPEYDITNRNKRSVILDLKSPDGPARVLDLAQRADILIEGNRPGVAERLGVGPEDCHARNPSLVYGRMTGWGQDGPLAQRAGHDVAYIALTGTLGMIGQPDRPPAVPANLLGDFAGGSLYLVVGVLAALHHARATGAGQVVDAAIVDGTSHLSAMIHGMLAAGGWQDRRAANLLDGGCPYYGTYETADGRHMAVGALEPLFYEEFLRLLGIEDQAGARTDWTRWGELREAVTARFRTRTRDEWTAVFEDSDACVAPVLSLREAPHHPHLAARGTFTDHGGLSQPAPAPRFSETPTTVRTGPARPGAGTADVARDWDVPDLMKDLG